The stretch of DNA AATTGGCAAACCTTCTTAGATTATATAGGAACATTTGCCTTGGTTGTTTTCTTACAAAACTCATTAGCATTGACTTTGGGATATTGGGGGGCAAAGGCGGCAGGACTATCGCATTACGATAGTAAGACCGTATCCCTAGAAGTTGGAATTCAAAACTCAGGTTTGGGGCTGATTTTATTTTTTCAATATTTTGAACATCTAGGAGGGATGGGAATTATTGTGGCTTGGTGGGGGATGTGGCATATGATTTCTGGTTTAACCTTAGCTTATTATTGGCAGCGAAAAGCAGCATAGAACTAAAATTTATCATGAAAAAAAATATGGAAGGGGTACTTATTACAGGGGCTTTGGGTTACTTAGGACAGATTGTTTTGAAACGTTTATATCAAGATCTAGAGACTGGAAGAATCACTACTTTGGTGGCTATGGATGTGAAAGAACAGCCTTTGGATCAACAGTTAACAGGGGTTATCTATTTACAAGCTGATATTAGGGATCAAAGCCTATGGAAACAATTGTCCAATCATCAAATTACGACCGTAATACATCTAGCAGCAATTATTGACTCACAGTCTAGTTCAAGGGATTTTCAGTATGAAGTAGATGTGCTGGGAACAAAAAATATAATAGAAGCTTGTTTAAAAGTAGAGGCAAAACGAATTGTGATTAGTTCTAGTGGTGCGGCTTATGGCTATTATGCAGACAATCCTGATTGGTTAAGGGAAACGGATCAGGTTCGTGGAAACGATCTATTTGCTTATTCAGCACATAAGCGTTTGGTGGAGGAAATGTTAGCCCAATATAGAATTGAGCAGCCACAGTTGGAACAAGTTATTTTTAGAGTAAGTACAATTTTGGGCGCAACAACTCGCAATTTGATTACCAATTTGTTTGATAAAAAACAAGTCTTAGGCATCAAAGGGCATCAAAGCCCCTATGTTTTTGTTTGGGATGAAGATGTGGCTGCTTGTATGCATCAAGCAGTATTTTCTGAACAGGTAGGAATTTATAATTTGACAGGAGATGGAGCCATAACGAATCCCGACTTGGCAAAAATATTGGGCAAACGTTATTTGTCGATTCCTGCTGGAGTCTTAAAAATG from Aureispira anguillae encodes:
- a CDS encoding NAD-dependent epimerase/dehydratase family protein, whose protein sequence is MKKNMEGVLITGALGYLGQIVLKRLYQDLETGRITTLVAMDVKEQPLDQQLTGVIYLQADIRDQSLWKQLSNHQITTVIHLAAIIDSQSSSRDFQYEVDVLGTKNIIEACLKVEAKRIVISSSGAAYGYYADNPDWLRETDQVRGNDLFAYSAHKRLVEEMLAQYRIEQPQLEQVIFRVSTILGATTRNLITNLFDKKQVLGIKGHQSPYVFVWDEDVAACMHQAVFSEQVGIYNLTGDGAITNPDLAKILGKRYLSIPAGVLKMGLWIGNKLGWTQYGPDQILFIQYRPVLDNRKLKEVFGYIPQKSSLETFLFYLKSNQKTIGAIDEIEVLFP